The following are encoded together in the Juglans microcarpa x Juglans regia isolate MS1-56 chromosome 2D, Jm3101_v1.0, whole genome shotgun sequence genome:
- the LOC121249646 gene encoding uncharacterized protein LOC121249646 isoform X2: MGVFPICGVTVFLSGMAIALLGSRCHAPSVMLANFIATPIELSLLVPFLRFGEILSGGPQFPLTADALKKILTGQASWEVLLSVAHALLGWLVAAPFILATLYVILLPCFKLLVHKFSSVPSSPKKQPNSPSDVRLKENDAFLSIAQHCGMYSYVESFMWFQVGHKLKFTYYEVLFLSFNFRIFFFQ; encoded by the exons ATGGGAGTATTTCCAATATGTG GGGTGACTGTGTTTCTGTCTGGGATGGCTATTGCATTGCTTGGATCTCGTTGCCATGCCCCAAGTGTAATGCTGGCAAACTTTATTGCAACTCCGATAGAGTTGAG CCTGCTGGTACCCTTCTTACGATTTGGCGAAATTCTCTCTGGTGGGCCTCAATTTCCGTTGACGGCTGATGCTTTGAAGAAGATTTTGACCGGCCAAGCCTCTTGGGAAGTCCTCTTAAGTGTAGCACACGCG TTACTGGGATGGCTTGTAGCGGCACCCTTTATCCTGGCAACCCTCTATGTAATTCTTCTTCCGTGTTTCAAGCTCTTGGTTCACAAGTTTAGTTCCGTTCCTTCAAGCCCAAAGAAACAACCTAACTCACCCTCTGATGTTAGGCTGAAG GAAAATGATGCATTTCTTTCTATTGCCCAGCATTGTGGGATGTACTCCTATGTTGAATCATTTATGTGGTTCCAAGTTGGACACAAGTTGAAGTTCACTTATTATGAagttctttttctctcatttaattttcgtattttttttttccagtaa
- the LOC121249647 gene encoding glycerophosphodiester phosphodiesterase GDPD4 isoform X2, with amino-acid sequence MILLLYVLTGVTQLRPSPTRWLRIIWHFVLKQTALRLMFLVLLMGFCSLCMIGRDLQRMSGNSTSKVGYLSTKEIRELGSAHQSVQKFHDESIPTLEDALTLISSSVRQVILDAKVGPPSYEKGLAKDILSVVERTQCKNCLVWAKSDNLARDVIKLSPDIVVGYIVMKDPSTGARTNLLRMRGAGVVGVYHPLVDEKLVKILHGTNKKVYAWTVDDTDSMQKMLIERVDAVVTSNPTLLQRRMQDIRTQCLEEGFFLSR; translated from the exons ATGATCCTCCTCTTGTATGTGCTCACGGGGGTGACTCAACTAAGGCCTTCCCCAACACG ATGGTTGCGTATCATATGGCACTTCGTTCTCAAGCAGACTGCATTGAGATTGATGTTTCTCGTTCTTCTGATGGGGTTTTGTTCGCTCTGCATGATAG GCAGGGATTTGCAGCGGATGTCTGGAAACAGTACTTCTAAAGTAGGGTACTTGAGCACAAAAGAG ATACGAGAACTTGGCAGTGCTCATCAATCTGTGCAGAAGTTTCACGATGAAAGCATTCCTACTCTTGAAGATGCTTTGACG TTGATATCAAGTTCTGTTCGGCAAGTGATTCTAGATGCTAAGGTTGGGCCTCCATCTTATGAAAAAGGGCTTGCAAAGGATATTCTTTCTGTT GTTGAGAGGACGCAGTGTAAGAATTGCCTTGTATGGGCTAAAAGTGACAATTTAGCAAGGGATGTAATTAAACTATCACCGGATATTGTG GTGGGCTACATTGTGATGAAGGATCCTTCTACTGGGGCTCGAACAAACTTGTTGAGGATGAGAGGTGCTGGAGTGGTTGGTGTTTATCACCCTCTGGTTGATGAAAAGCTTGTGAAAATTCTTCATGG GACAAATAAAAAGGTCTACGCCTGGACTGTTGATGATACAGATTCGATGCAAAAGATGTTGATTGAGCGTGTGGATGCTGTTGTTACAAGCAATCCTACTCTACTTCAACGTCGAATGCAAGATATCAGAACCCAATGTCTCGAGGAAGGCTTTTTTTTGTCACGATGA
- the LOC121249643 gene encoding phytolongin Phyl1.1-like, producing MIMDAIQNTVYYCCIYRGNRILYTYSGGDHEIENLAVLCLERTPPFHRWYFETMCKKTFGFLMEDGYVYFTIVDEGLGNSGVLRFLEHVRDEFKKVARKGSRGSFSSMSSIGLQEQLVPVIRRLITILENVSQGGSDWTGETRSSLHVGLSPSSHNVNGQIETVSSTKAPLLGKSSKQDKKKVKDHVIGMRDMELEENRRSTDRGVKADLESLDSHNQGGAGSSVSLQKDMGSMRIRSGSQSIRKKYWHQVRIVLAIDAVVCIILFVIWLLICHGISCLR from the coding sequence ATGATAATGGATGCCATTCAGAATACAGTGTATTACTGTTGCATTTATAGGGGTAACAGGATTTTGTACACCTATAGTGGTGGAGACCATGAAATCGAGAATTTGGCCGTTTTGTGCTTAGAAAGAACTCCCCCGTTCCATAGGTGGTACTTTGAGACAATGTGTAAAAAAACTTTTGGGTTTTTGATGGAAGATGGGTATGTTTATTTCACAATTGTTGATGAGGGTCTGGGTAACTCGGGTGTTCTTCGATTTCTAGAACATGTGCGAGATGAATTTAAGAAGGTAGCAAGAAAAGGTTCAAGGGGAAGTTTTTCAAGTATGAGCTCAATTGGTTTACAGGAGCAGTTAGTGCCTGTCATCCGGCGGTTGATCACCATATTGGAGAATGTTTCTCAGGGTGGCAGTGATTGGACTGGTGAAACACGCTCATCACTTCATGTCGGTCTGTCTCCATCATCACATAATGTAAATGGGCAAATTGAAACTGTTAGTTCTACAAAAGCCCCTTTGTTGGGAAAATCCAGCAAGCAAGATAAGAAGAAGGTAAAGGATCATGTCATTGGAATGAGAGACATGGAGCTGGAGGAGAACCGAAGATCTACAGACAGAGGAGTCAAGGCTGATTTGGAAAGCCTGGATTCTCATAATCAAGGTGGGGCAGGTTCCTCAGTCTCATTGCAGAAAGATATGGGTTCTATGAGGATAAGATCAGGTTCTCAAAGTATTCGAAAGAAGTATTGGCATCAAGTACGAATTGTTCTTGCCATTGATGCAGTTGTCTGTATAATTTTGTTTGTGATCTGGCTATTGATCTGTCATGGTATTTCTTGCCTTCGTTGA
- the LOC121249646 gene encoding uncharacterized protein LOC121249646 isoform X1: protein MATARIGLAPWFHNKVIDPLFQILRRGAEPKQLAFSVALGITMGVFPICGVTVFLSGMAIALLGSRCHAPSVMLANFIATPIELSLLVPFLRFGEILSGGPQFPLTADALKKILTGQASWEVLLSVAHALLGWLVAAPFILATLYVILLPCFKLLVHKFSSVPSSPKKQPNSPSDVRLKENDAFLSIAQHCGMYSYVESFMWFQVGHKLKFTYYEVLFLSFNFRIFFFQ, encoded by the exons ATGGCAACGGCAAGGATTGGATTGGCTCCTTGGTTCCACAATAAGGTCATCGATCCTCTTTTCCAAATCCTCCGCAG gGGTGCTGAACCAAAGCAATTGGCATTCTCTGTTGCTCTTGGCATTACCATGGGAGTATTTCCAATATGTG GGGTGACTGTGTTTCTGTCTGGGATGGCTATTGCATTGCTTGGATCTCGTTGCCATGCCCCAAGTGTAATGCTGGCAAACTTTATTGCAACTCCGATAGAGTTGAG CCTGCTGGTACCCTTCTTACGATTTGGCGAAATTCTCTCTGGTGGGCCTCAATTTCCGTTGACGGCTGATGCTTTGAAGAAGATTTTGACCGGCCAAGCCTCTTGGGAAGTCCTCTTAAGTGTAGCACACGCG TTACTGGGATGGCTTGTAGCGGCACCCTTTATCCTGGCAACCCTCTATGTAATTCTTCTTCCGTGTTTCAAGCTCTTGGTTCACAAGTTTAGTTCCGTTCCTTCAAGCCCAAAGAAACAACCTAACTCACCCTCTGATGTTAGGCTGAAG GAAAATGATGCATTTCTTTCTATTGCCCAGCATTGTGGGATGTACTCCTATGTTGAATCATTTATGTGGTTCCAAGTTGGACACAAGTTGAAGTTCACTTATTATGAagttctttttctctcatttaattttcgtattttttttttccagtaa
- the LOC121249644 gene encoding single-stranded DNA-binding protein WHY2, mitochondrial → MMKLSRLLQSRNLLSGKLLYGKSGDVKDASCLHAFTVHAGISTSRENSAAKGYAAQRIFASYSVFKGKAALSVTPVLPTFTKLDSGSVVVDRRGVMMFKFLPAIGERKYDNEKRQMIALSVTEVGSLISLGPQDSCEMFHDPSMKSSNAGQVRKSLSIKPHADGSGYLISLSVVNNILKTKEYFTVPVTTAEFSVMKTACSFALPHILGWGRLTNQLPRGTEGQPSKVDSQLLDLEWDK, encoded by the exons ATGATGAAGCTGTCGCGACTTTTACAGTCCAG GAACCTGTTGTCTGGGAAACTTCTATATGGGAAATCTGGTGATGTTAAAGATGCTTCATGCCTGCATGCATTTACAGTTCATGCTGGGATATCAACTTCAAGAGAGAATTCTGCTGCTAAAG GATATGCTGCACAGCGAATATTTGCTTCTTATTCTGTTTTCAAGGGCAAAGCTGCACTCTCTGTGACTCCTGTTCTcccaactttcacaaaattggat TCTGGCAGTGTTGTAGTTGACCGTCGTGGTGTCATGATGTTTAAGTTCTTACCTGCTATTGGTGAGCGCAAGTATGATAATGAGAAGAGACAG ATGATTGCTTTGTCAGTGACAGAGGTTGGGTCTTTGATTAGCTTGGGCCCTCAAGATTCTTGTGAGATGTTTCACGACCCATCAATGAAATCAAG CAATGCTGGTCAAGTCAGGAAGAGCTTATCAATTAAGCCTCATGCGGATGGTAGTGGCTATTTAATTTCTCTGT CTGTTGTCAACAACATTCTTAAAACCAAAGAATACTTCACTGTTCCTGTCACAACTGCTGAATTCTCAGTGATGAAGACAGCTTGCAGT TTTGCATTGCCCCACATCTTAGGTTGGGGCCGGTTAACAAATCAGCTGCCGAGAGGCACAGAGGGACAGCCATCAAAGGTTGATTCACAACTACTGGATTTAGAGTGGGATAAATGA
- the LOC121249647 gene encoding glycerophosphodiester phosphodiesterase GDPD4 isoform X1 — MPAPIAPIVVLKSFMSRTCQRRRVKGHLATHLLKKHFNATCPKWRDVFNATHLLTIRSDVFIIGAVVTEKEGKVRVRETEMAIPMRLGRRQRGRQFLQRQVGLGGRFLHRFRLRFSSQRLFRAIIICLAFVALLPPLFLHFRLKRFHQIRERNCGWLNDPPLVCAHGGDSTKAFPNTMVAYHMALRSQADCIEIDVSRSSDGVLFALHDRDLQRMSGNSTSKVGYLSTKEIRELGSAHQSVQKFHDESIPTLEDALTLISSSVRQVILDAKVGPPSYEKGLAKDILSVVERTQCKNCLVWAKSDNLARDVIKLSPDIVVGYIVMKDPSTGARTNLLRMRGAGVVGVYHPLVDEKLVKILHGTNKKVYAWTVDDTDSMQKMLIERVDAVVTSNPTLLQRRMQDIRTQCLEEGFFLSR, encoded by the exons ATGCCCGCCCCTATAGCTCCAATTGTCGTCTTAAAAAGCTTTATGTCACGCACTTGTCAAAGGCGTCGTGTTAAAGGTCATCTTGCAACGCATTTGTTAAAAAAACACTTCAATGCAACATGCCCGAAATGGCGTGACGTCTTCAATGCAACGCATTTGTTAACAATACGGAGTGACGTCTTTATCATTGGAGCTGTTGTCACTGAGAAAGAAGGGAAGGTGCGGGTGAGGGAGACCGAAATGGCGATCCCAATGAGATTGGGAAGGAGACAACGAGGACGGCAGTTCCTACAGAGGCAAGTCGGGCTCGGTGGTCGATTCCTTCATCGCTTCAGATTAAGATTTTCTTCGCAAAGGCTCTTCCGTGCTATTATCATATGCCTGGCCTTCGTCGCTCTGTTGCCTCCCCTATTCCTCCACTTCCGGCTCAAGCGCTTCCATCAG ATACGAGAAAGAAATTGCGGTTGGCTGAATGATCCTCCTCTTGTATGTGCTCACGGGGGTGACTCAACTAAGGCCTTCCCCAACACG ATGGTTGCGTATCATATGGCACTTCGTTCTCAAGCAGACTGCATTGAGATTGATGTTTCTCGTTCTTCTGATGGGGTTTTGTTCGCTCTGCATGATAG GGATTTGCAGCGGATGTCTGGAAACAGTACTTCTAAAGTAGGGTACTTGAGCACAAAAGAG ATACGAGAACTTGGCAGTGCTCATCAATCTGTGCAGAAGTTTCACGATGAAAGCATTCCTACTCTTGAAGATGCTTTGACG TTGATATCAAGTTCTGTTCGGCAAGTGATTCTAGATGCTAAGGTTGGGCCTCCATCTTATGAAAAAGGGCTTGCAAAGGATATTCTTTCTGTT GTTGAGAGGACGCAGTGTAAGAATTGCCTTGTATGGGCTAAAAGTGACAATTTAGCAAGGGATGTAATTAAACTATCACCGGATATTGTG GTGGGCTACATTGTGATGAAGGATCCTTCTACTGGGGCTCGAACAAACTTGTTGAGGATGAGAGGTGCTGGAGTGGTTGGTGTTTATCACCCTCTGGTTGATGAAAAGCTTGTGAAAATTCTTCATGG GACAAATAAAAAGGTCTACGCCTGGACTGTTGATGATACAGATTCGATGCAAAAGATGTTGATTGAGCGTGTGGATGCTGTTGTTACAAGCAATCCTACTCTACTTCAACGTCGAATGCAAGATATCAGAACCCAATGTCTCGAGGAAGGCTTTTTTTTGTCACGATGA